Proteins encoded in a region of the Phoenix dactylifera cultivar Barhee BC4 chromosome 3, palm_55x_up_171113_PBpolish2nd_filt_p, whole genome shotgun sequence genome:
- the LOC103717514 gene encoding protein trichome birefringence-like 33, producing the protein MYTLTLISEYQSGTLSSYDGSSFQRTRRLIPRVSPSPKVQMKLLSIANRLPSSPICLAALSFIFFAATLFAVDFTSILKLSFIKYQEIGPIVREQEASTSAQAKISQEGDTAALATEKNIGVPFAVGRMERCDVFSGRWVYDEASRPLYTERQCHSIDPTTNCRAYGRPDTAYLHWRWQPHGCSLPSFNATFMLERLRSKRMLFVGDSLTRGQFNSMKCLLRDFIPRHTKSTKHFTVPDYNLTIRFHWAPFLVTSNCDHPRLHRVPDRIVHEYSGSIEKQAERWRKADIMVFNTYAWWKPGEKMKIVRRNQDETDVELMETEDAYQLVLKRMVSWLEENMDPNKTRVFFTTMSPAHYRSTEWGGKLGGSCYGEATPIFDPTYWSSASSKRMMGVVGEVLGSSKVPITILNITQLSAYRKDAHTSIYKKQPYNLTREQLANPITYADCNHWCLPGVQDTWNELFYSKLFFP; encoded by the exons ATGTATACACTGACTCTGATTTCTGAATACCAATCTGGCACGCTTTCCTCATACGATGGTTCAAGTTTTCAACGGACAAGAAGGCTCATACCAAGAGTCTCTCCCTCCCCAAAAGTTCAGATGAAGCTCCTCTCCATCGCCAATAGGCTGCCCTCCTCCCCCATCTGCCTCGCTGCGCTATCCTTCATCTTCTTTGCAGCCACGCTCTTTGCTGTGGACTTCACTTCCATCCTCAAGCTCTCATTTATAAAGTACCAAGAGATCGGACCCATCGTCAGGGAACAAGAAGCATCGACGTCGGCGCAGGCCAAAATTTCCCAGGAAGGAGACACGGCTGCATTGGCAACTGAGAAGAATATCGGCGTCCCATTTGCCGTTGGAAGGATGGAGAGGTGCGACGTGTTCAGCGGCCGATGGGTCTACGACGAGGCGTCGAGGCCTCTTTACACCGAGAGACAATGCCATTCCATCGATCCCACGACCAACTGCCGAGCTTATGGAAGGCCTGACACCGCATATTTGCATTGGAGATGGCAGCCTCATGGGTGTTCCCTGCCAAG CTTCAATGCTACATTTATGCTTGAAAGGCTTCGAAGTAAAAGAATGCTCTTTGTAGGAGATTCATTGACTCGAGGCCAGTTCAACTCCATGAAATGTCTCCTACGTGATTTCATTCCCAGACACACGAAATCCACGAAACACTTCACTGTTCCG GATTACAACCTTACCATTAGGTTCCACTGGGCTCCCTTTCTCGTCACGTCAAACTGCGACCATCCCCGGCTACATCGGGTGCCAGATAGAATAGTTCACGAATATTCTGGATCCATCGAAAAGCAAGCTGAGCGTTGGAGGAAAGCTGATATTATGGTCTTCAACACGTATGCGTGGTGGAAACCAGgggaaaagatgaaaattgt GCGACGGAATCAGGATGAGACGGACGTGGAGTTGATGGAAACAGAGGACGCATATCAGCTGGTGTTGAAGAGGATGGTGAGCTGGTTGGAGGAGAACATGGATCCCAACAAGACCAGGGTCTTCTTCACAACCATGTCACCTGCTCATTATAG GAGTACCGAGTGGGGAGGTAAGCTGGGCGGTAGCTGCTATGGCGAAGCAACTCCAATCTTTGATCCAACATATTGGAGCTCCGCTTCTAGCAAAAGAATGATGGGGGTGGTAGGAGAAGTATTAGGCAGTTCAAAGGTTCCCATCACTATTCTCAACATCACCCAGCTCTCAGCATATCGGAAGGATGCACACACCTCGATCTATAAGAAGCAGCCATACAATCTAACACGAGAGCAACTGGCGAACCCTATAACCTATGCCGACTGCAACCATTGGTGCTTGCCTGGTGTTCAGGATACTTGGAACGAGCTCTTCTACTCCAAGCTCTTCTTTCCCTAG